Proteins encoded by one window of Candidatus Eisenbacteria bacterium:
- a CDS encoding DUF4147 domain-containing protein — MTTADTLRADARACFAAALAAVDPRACVARCLARDGDALVLRDRDAREVARHAGPVVVVGAGKGVAAMAAAAVAALGPALAHGIVIAPHGTTSAGLGSIALRTAAHPVPDAAGVAATTDLLRAVAAAPVDALVLVLLSGGASALLVAPAQGIAFEEKRELTRALVAAGAEIGGLNAVRKHLSAVKGGGLARAAAHAAAVWTLVLSDVVGDDLATIASGPAEADPTTYADALAVIEHHAIAMPPSIRRHLGDGAAGAIAETAKPGDPATTRVRSVLVGRNADALRAAGVEARRRGYHVTGWPAALAGDAAIAGRALAHAIARATSAEAIVAGGETTVRALPGGLGGRSQHLGLAAALELAGSSAVLLAAGTDGVDGPTDAAGACVDGGTIERARRRGLDPEAALAATDSHRLLAATGDLIRTGPTGTNVADVVVALARPA, encoded by the coding sequence ATGACCACCGCGGACACGCTTCGAGCCGACGCGCGCGCGTGCTTCGCCGCCGCGCTGGCGGCCGTCGATCCCCGCGCCTGCGTCGCACGCTGCCTCGCGCGCGACGGCGACGCGCTCGTGCTGCGCGATCGCGACGCCCGCGAAGTGGCGCGGCACGCCGGGCCGGTGGTGGTGGTCGGCGCGGGGAAGGGCGTTGCGGCGATGGCCGCGGCGGCGGTCGCGGCGCTCGGTCCCGCGCTCGCGCACGGCATCGTGATCGCTCCGCATGGGACCACCAGCGCCGGCCTCGGATCGATCGCGCTGCGCACGGCGGCCCATCCCGTTCCGGACGCCGCCGGCGTCGCCGCGACCACCGATCTGCTGCGCGCGGTCGCCGCCGCGCCCGTCGATGCGCTCGTCCTGGTCCTCCTTTCGGGTGGGGCGTCGGCGCTCCTCGTGGCGCCCGCCCAGGGCATCGCCTTCGAGGAGAAGCGCGAGCTGACACGCGCGCTGGTCGCGGCGGGCGCGGAGATCGGCGGCCTCAATGCCGTCCGCAAGCACCTCTCGGCCGTGAAGGGAGGCGGCCTCGCGCGCGCCGCCGCCCACGCCGCAGCCGTATGGACGCTCGTGCTGTCCGACGTCGTCGGCGACGATCTCGCGACCATCGCGTCGGGTCCGGCCGAAGCCGACCCGACCACCTACGCCGACGCGCTGGCCGTGATCGAGCATCATGCGATCGCGATGCCTCCCTCGATCCGCCGGCACCTCGGCGACGGCGCCGCCGGCGCGATCGCGGAGACCGCCAAGCCCGGCGATCCGGCGACCACGCGCGTACGCTCGGTCCTGGTCGGCCGCAACGCCGACGCCCTCCGCGCCGCCGGCGTCGAGGCGAGGCGGCGCGGCTACCACGTGACCGGGTGGCCGGCCGCCCTCGCCGGCGATGCGGCGATCGCCGGCCGCGCCCTGGCGCATGCGATCGCCCGGGCCACGTCGGCCGAGGCCATCGTCGCCGGTGGCGAGACGACCGTGCGCGCCTTGCCGGGCGGTTTGGGGGGGCGCTCGCAGCACCTCGGGCTCGCGGCGGCGCTCGAGCTCGCTGGGTCGTCCGCCGTGCTGCTCGCCGCGGGCACGGACGGCGTCGACGGGCCGACCGACGCGGCCGGCGCGTGCGTCGACGGTGGGACGATCGAGCGGGCGCGCCGGCGCGGACTCGATCCCGAGGCCGCGCTCGCGGCCACCGACAGCCATCGCCTGCTTGCCGCGACCGGCGATCTGATCCGCACGGGCCCGACCGGAACGAACGTCGCCGACGTCGTGGTGGCCCTCGCTCGGCCGGCGTAG
- a CDS encoding YIP1 family protein → MEPTTPEVEPSPPADFVTTWQQVVSDPRAFFAAMPETGGLGDPIRFLVTCASVNAAGAYLVSWSLTVAIGAFLGVVIGSFLLAAVMTLASQQLFDGSAGFEPVFRAVAYGSAPAVAFWVPLLAAIPCVYAWYLHTRGIERVQGFEPTRAVLTTIIGWAAVWALAHGLTGSVGWIGTR, encoded by the coding sequence ATGGAGCCGACGACGCCCGAAGTCGAGCCCAGCCCACCCGCCGACTTCGTCACCACCTGGCAGCAGGTCGTCTCGGATCCACGCGCCTTCTTCGCCGCGATGCCGGAGACGGGCGGGCTCGGCGACCCGATCCGATTTCTCGTCACCTGCGCGAGCGTCAACGCCGCGGGCGCGTACCTCGTGTCTTGGAGCCTCACCGTGGCGATCGGCGCATTCCTGGGCGTCGTGATCGGCAGCTTCCTGCTCGCGGCCGTCATGACGCTCGCGAGCCAGCAGCTCTTCGATGGGAGCGCCGGCTTCGAGCCCGTCTTCCGTGCGGTCGCGTACGGTTCGGCGCCGGCGGTCGCCTTCTGGGTCCCGTTGCTCGCTGCGATCCCGTGCGTCTACGCCTGGTATCTGCACACCCGCGGCATCGAGCGGGTCCAGGGGTTCGAGCCGACGCGGGCCGTCCTCACGACGATCATCGGTTGGGCGGCGGTGTGGGCCCTGGCCCACGGCCTCACGGGCTCGGTCGGCTGGATCGGGACGCGCTGA
- a CDS encoding TraR/DksA family transcriptional regulator, whose protein sequence is MRKAFLKKSRETLQEMRSHLLRTVQQDLSQGRDQSKDEGMDTYDLASDARDREISHILTDRDREKLGAIDEALTRVDDGTYGLCEDCGADIAEGRLQALPFTRLCVSCQGDRERESKINKRYEEDRTFRRLGTGDGDDESS, encoded by the coding sequence ATGCGAAAGGCGTTCCTCAAGAAGTCGCGCGAGACCCTGCAGGAGATGCGGTCGCACCTCCTGCGGACGGTTCAGCAGGACCTCTCCCAGGGCCGAGACCAGAGCAAAGACGAGGGGATGGACACCTACGACCTCGCCAGCGACGCGCGCGATCGCGAGATCAGCCACATCCTGACCGACCGGGACCGGGAGAAGCTCGGGGCCATCGACGAGGCGCTCACCCGGGTCGACGACGGGACCTACGGGCTGTGCGAGGACTGCGGGGCCGACATCGCCGAGGGCCGTCTTCAGGCTTTGCCGTTCACCCGTCTGTGCGTGTCCTGCCAGGGCGACCGCGAGCGCGAGTCGAAGATCAACAAGCGCTACGAGGAAGACCGCACCTTCCGCAGGCTCGGCACGGGCGACGGCGACGACGAGAGCTCCTGA